From a region of the Microbacterium sp. nov. GSS16 genome:
- a CDS encoding sensor histidine kinase produces MADEPDPVTRWWRRISLRAKVTGVTVAVLALGLMIAGIGTVPILRGAMINNIDAQLPALATTGQAERFFDVSAEGGRLDFEPAEIAPRPTEFMVAFYTANGEFIAEAGGQASGPRPDFPVEFTLQDTVSQGDQVMTLDGDDGETYSAVASAQSAQDPQGLTYVQIVALPLDEADRIVATYVAVYTTVALVTILLAALLTRGLVTLTFRRLGQVESTAMAIAAGDFSQRLTDLEPTTEVGRLNSAINTMLDRVDRSLAQRDRTVQNMRRFIGDASHELRTPLVSVRGYAELYRMGAITGEEDTARAMERIEKEAIRMGVLVEDLLALARLDEERSRELQIEPLDLRPIARDAALDLRVAAPGRTITVVDTTADEATTPLLHGRAPSSAPTPESPRSPAARGSNPLARLRRRPRPATPVPAIDFTEATDAPVRTPPIVLGEDNKVRQVITNLLGNARRFSPGDSPIELVVGADRRRGVGTISIVDHGEGIPPQIREQIFERFWRADTSRARETGGSGLGLAIVASIIESLRGEVSVEETPGGGATFTVALPLAPAQSTPAHLLEETQPIERVDR; encoded by the coding sequence ATGGCAGACGAGCCCGATCCCGTCACCCGGTGGTGGCGGCGCATCAGCCTGCGCGCCAAGGTCACCGGCGTCACCGTCGCCGTGCTCGCCCTGGGCCTCATGATCGCCGGCATCGGCACGGTGCCGATCCTGCGCGGGGCGATGATCAACAACATCGACGCCCAGCTGCCGGCCCTCGCCACCACGGGGCAGGCCGAGCGCTTCTTCGATGTCTCGGCCGAGGGCGGCCGGCTCGACTTCGAACCGGCCGAGATCGCACCTCGCCCCACCGAGTTCATGGTCGCGTTCTACACCGCGAACGGCGAGTTCATCGCCGAAGCGGGCGGGCAGGCATCCGGTCCGCGCCCTGACTTCCCCGTGGAGTTCACCCTTCAGGACACCGTCAGCCAGGGCGATCAGGTGATGACCCTCGACGGCGACGACGGCGAGACGTACAGCGCCGTCGCATCGGCGCAGTCGGCGCAGGATCCTCAGGGTCTCACCTACGTGCAGATCGTCGCACTGCCGCTTGACGAGGCCGACCGCATCGTAGCCACCTATGTCGCGGTGTACACGACGGTGGCGCTGGTCACCATCCTGCTCGCGGCGCTGCTGACCCGAGGGCTCGTGACGCTCACGTTCCGCCGGCTGGGCCAGGTCGAGTCCACCGCCATGGCCATCGCGGCCGGCGATTTCAGCCAGCGCCTCACCGACCTCGAGCCGACCACAGAGGTGGGCAGGCTCAACTCGGCCATCAACACCATGCTCGACCGCGTCGACCGCTCGCTCGCGCAGCGCGATCGCACGGTGCAGAACATGCGGCGCTTCATCGGCGATGCCAGCCATGAGCTGCGCACACCGCTGGTGAGCGTGCGCGGCTACGCCGAGCTGTACCGGATGGGTGCGATCACGGGCGAGGAGGACACCGCCCGCGCCATGGAGCGCATCGAGAAGGAGGCGATCCGCATGGGCGTGCTCGTCGAGGATCTGCTCGCGCTCGCCCGCCTCGACGAGGAGCGATCTCGCGAGCTGCAGATCGAGCCGCTCGACCTGCGCCCCATCGCGCGGGACGCCGCGCTGGACCTGCGCGTCGCCGCCCCGGGACGCACGATCACCGTCGTCGACACCACCGCCGACGAAGCCACCACCCCTCTGCTGCACGGCAGAGCGCCGAGCAGCGCGCCGACACCCGAATCGCCGCGCTCTCCGGCCGCTCGCGGATCGAACCCGCTCGCGCGTCTGCGTCGCCGGCCGAGGCCGGCGACTCCCGTTCCGGCGATCGACTTCACCGAGGCGACGGATGCCCCGGTGCGCACGCCCCCGATCGTCCTCGGCGAGGACAACAAGGTACGCCAGGTCATCACGAACCTGCTCGGCAACGCGCGTCGGTTCTCGCCCGGCGACAGTCCGATCGAACTGGTCGTGGGAGCGGATCGACGGCGGGGCGTGGGCACCATCTCGATCGTCGACCACGGCGAAGGCATCCCCCCGCAGATCCGGGAGCAGATCTTCGAGCGGTTCTGGCGCGCCGACACGTCGCGGGCGAGGGAGACGGGCGGGTCGGGTCTGGGGCTCGCGATCGTCGCGTCGATCATCGAGTCGCTGCGCGGCGAGGTCTCGGTCGAGGAGACCCCCGGCGGAGGAGCGACTTTCACCGTCGCGCTGCCGCTGGCACCGGCGCAGTCCACTCCCGCGCACCTGCTGGAGGAGACGCAGCCGATCGAGCGCGTCGACCGCTGA
- a CDS encoding response regulator transcription factor: MTDARILVVDDEPNIRDLLSRGLSFAGFTVRTVANGAATISAVLEEEPDLIILDVMLPDMNGFSVTKRLRGAGFTAPILFLTAKDDTQDKIEGLNSGGDDYVTKPFALDEIVARAQAILRRTMQTDEESLIRAGELSMDQDTHDVFVGKVPIELSPTEFKLLKYLMLNPNRVLSKAQILDHVWEYDFNGDAGIVESYISYLRRKIDPHTEESVIQTKRGFGYMLKVGKSA; encoded by the coding sequence ATGACTGATGCGCGAATCCTGGTCGTCGACGACGAGCCGAACATCCGCGACCTGCTCTCCCGGGGTCTCAGCTTCGCGGGATTCACGGTGCGGACCGTGGCGAACGGAGCGGCCACGATCTCGGCCGTCCTCGAGGAGGAGCCCGACCTCATCATCCTCGATGTGATGCTCCCCGATATGAACGGGTTCAGCGTCACCAAGCGTCTGCGCGGCGCGGGCTTCACGGCCCCCATCCTCTTCCTCACCGCGAAGGATGACACTCAGGACAAGATCGAGGGCCTGAACTCGGGCGGCGACGACTACGTGACCAAGCCGTTCGCCCTCGACGAGATCGTCGCCCGCGCCCAGGCGATCCTGCGACGCACGATGCAGACCGATGAGGAGTCGCTGATCCGGGCGGGCGAGCTGTCGATGGATCAGGACACCCACGACGTCTTCGTCGGCAAGGTGCCGATCGAGCTCAGCCCCACCGAGTTCAAGCTGCTGAAGTACCTCATGCTCAACCCGAACCGGGTGCTGTCGAAGGCGCAGATCCTCGACCACGTGTGGGAGTACGACTTCAACGGAGACGCCGGGATCGTCGAGAGCTACATCTCGTACCTGCGCCGCAAGATCGATCCGCACACCGAGGAGTCGGTGATCCAGACCAAGCGCGGCTTCGGCTACATGCTCAAGGTCGGCAAGTCGGCATAG
- a CDS encoding TetR/AcrR family transcriptional regulator — MSSTRRRALNAAVDLIGAEGIRALTHGRVDAAASLPPGSTSNHFRTRAALLSGVIEWMAAAEREDAGASAIHSRDELVAALNRMIQLQSGSLAGRTRARYALFLEADADAARPLREQRHGMETWIRGILLELGGAEAAARAPFLMAAADGLLLHRITVDPEAPITDVVVRAVDAALAP, encoded by the coding sequence GTGAGCAGCACACGTCGACGCGCGCTGAATGCGGCCGTCGACCTCATCGGCGCCGAGGGCATCCGCGCTCTCACGCACGGAAGGGTCGATGCGGCGGCGTCCCTGCCCCCGGGCTCGACATCGAATCACTTCCGCACCAGGGCCGCCCTCCTCTCCGGCGTCATCGAATGGATGGCCGCCGCCGAGCGGGAGGATGCGGGGGCTTCGGCGATCCACTCCCGCGACGAGCTCGTGGCCGCCCTCAACCGGATGATCCAGCTGCAGTCGGGGAGCCTCGCCGGTCGCACCAGGGCGAGGTACGCGCTGTTCCTCGAAGCGGATGCCGATGCCGCGAGGCCCCTGCGGGAGCAGCGGCACGGCATGGAGACGTGGATCCGCGGCATCCTGCTCGAACTCGGCGGCGCCGAGGCGGCCGCTCGCGCACCCTTCCTGATGGCCGCCGCCGACGGTCTGCTGCTGCATCGGATCACGGTCGACCCCGAGGCGCCCATCACCGACGTCGTCGTTCGCGCGGTCGACGCGGCACTGGCGCCCTGA
- a CDS encoding alpha/beta fold hydrolase, with protein MDEPASTKTPLEHDWSPPLPAAPGFEHIVVETPGARSHVAVMGAGEPVMMLHGFPQHWWEWRLVAPRLVARGFRVICPDLRGSGWTEVDDPEIRRTSMLADLVAMMDALGVDSAHIVSHDLGAVVAGQLAYEHPARVRTAVQLAVPPGFMTFSPKLLPAFKHMPPLLRHRQGQSLAWLFGADYAAQPMTHDIVDGYLRVQARPGFDAAVRALYRGMIIPEVIRLSTGHYKRRRLHPPTLAVFGRRDGPFAERTVRRICRGQERYADRFDLAFVDGAAHFVVDDAPDAVADLCLDWFARHDEDSGAGE; from the coding sequence ATGGACGAACCGGCATCGACGAAGACACCGCTCGAGCACGACTGGTCTCCTCCGCTTCCGGCCGCGCCGGGCTTCGAGCACATCGTCGTCGAGACCCCGGGTGCGCGCAGCCACGTCGCCGTGATGGGAGCGGGCGAGCCGGTGATGATGCTGCACGGCTTCCCGCAGCACTGGTGGGAATGGCGGCTCGTCGCGCCGCGGCTCGTCGCGCGCGGCTTCCGCGTGATCTGCCCTGATCTGCGCGGTTCGGGATGGACCGAAGTCGACGATCCCGAGATCCGCCGCACGTCGATGCTCGCGGACCTCGTGGCGATGATGGATGCCCTGGGCGTCGACAGCGCGCACATCGTGAGCCACGACCTCGGCGCCGTGGTCGCCGGTCAGCTCGCCTATGAGCATCCGGCCCGGGTGCGCACGGCCGTGCAGCTCGCCGTGCCACCCGGATTCATGACCTTCAGTCCGAAGCTCCTCCCGGCCTTCAAGCACATGCCGCCGTTGCTGCGACATCGGCAGGGGCAGTCGCTCGCCTGGCTGTTCGGCGCCGACTACGCGGCTCAGCCGATGACGCACGACATCGTCGACGGATACCTGCGTGTGCAGGCGCGGCCCGGATTCGACGCCGCCGTCCGTGCGCTCTACCGCGGCATGATCATCCCCGAGGTGATCCGACTGTCGACCGGGCACTACAAGCGGCGGCGGCTGCATCCGCCCACGTTGGCGGTGTTCGGTCGCCGAGACGGGCCGTTCGCCGAGCGGACGGTTCGCCGGATCTGCCGCGGACAGGAGCGGTACGCCGATCGCTTCGATCTCGCCTTCGTCGACGGCGCCGCGCATTTCGTCGTCGATGATGCACCGGATGCGGTCGCCGACCTCTGCCTCGACTGGTTCGCTCGCCACGATGAGGATTCCGGGGCGGGGGAGTAG
- a CDS encoding DNA repair helicase XPB, translating to MSDGPLIVQSDRTVLLEVAHADAESARHELAIFAELERAPEHIHTYRITRLGLWNARAAGHTAEDMLETLDRWSRFPVPPSVSVDLREMVGRYGRLVIERDEEGSLVLRSTDPAVLAQVANNKRIQPLLIGHPSPDSYVVDAWARGQIKQELLKIGWPAEDLAGYTPGTPHEIDLAEDGWSMRPYQRQAVDAFAKDGSGVVVLPCGAGKTIVGAGAMAATGTTTLILVTNTVSARQWRDELLKRTSLTPEEIGEYSGQAKEVKPVTIATYQILTAKRKGQYAHLSLLDEMDWGLIVYDEVHLLPAPVFKLTADLQARRRIGLTATLVREDGREGDVFSLIGPKRFDAPWKQIEAQGFISPAACYEVRVDLPPSDRLEYAAATDDERYRLAASAPAKITAVRELIAKHPGERILVIGQYLDQLESLSQALNAPQITGATPVDEREELYRQFREGEISLLVVSKVANFSIDLPEASVAIQVSGSFGSRQEEAQRLGRLLRPKQSNHTASFYTLIARDTVDQDYAQNRQRFLAEQGYSYTIMDANELSAA from the coding sequence ATGTCTGATGGCCCCCTGATCGTCCAGAGCGACCGCACCGTGCTGCTCGAGGTCGCGCATGCCGACGCCGAATCCGCTCGGCACGAGCTGGCGATCTTCGCCGAGCTGGAGCGCGCCCCCGAGCACATCCACACCTATCGCATCACGCGGCTGGGGCTGTGGAACGCACGCGCGGCCGGGCACACCGCCGAGGACATGCTCGAGACCCTCGACCGCTGGTCACGCTTCCCCGTGCCCCCGTCGGTGTCTGTCGACCTGCGCGAGATGGTGGGCCGCTACGGGCGGCTCGTGATCGAGCGCGACGAGGAGGGCTCGCTCGTGCTGCGCTCGACCGACCCCGCGGTGCTCGCGCAGGTCGCGAACAACAAGCGCATCCAGCCGCTGCTCATCGGGCATCCGTCCCCCGACAGCTACGTGGTCGACGCGTGGGCACGCGGTCAGATCAAGCAGGAGCTGCTGAAGATCGGCTGGCCGGCGGAGGATCTCGCCGGGTACACACCGGGCACACCGCACGAGATCGACCTCGCCGAGGACGGCTGGAGCATGCGGCCGTATCAGCGTCAGGCGGTCGACGCCTTCGCGAAGGACGGCTCCGGAGTGGTCGTGCTGCCGTGCGGCGCGGGCAAGACCATCGTCGGCGCGGGCGCGATGGCCGCGACCGGGACGACCACCCTGATCCTGGTGACGAACACCGTCTCGGCGCGGCAGTGGCGAGACGAACTGCTCAAGCGCACCTCGCTCACCCCCGAAGAGATCGGCGAGTACTCCGGCCAGGCCAAGGAGGTCAAGCCGGTCACGATCGCGACGTACCAGATCCTCACGGCCAAGCGGAAGGGACAGTACGCGCATCTCTCGCTGCTCGACGAGATGGACTGGGGCCTGATCGTCTACGACGAGGTGCACCTGCTGCCGGCGCCGGTGTTCAAGCTGACCGCCGACCTGCAGGCACGTCGACGCATCGGCCTCACCGCTACGCTCGTGCGCGAAGACGGCCGCGAGGGCGATGTGTTCAGCCTGATCGGCCCCAAGCGCTTCGACGCCCCGTGGAAGCAGATCGAGGCGCAGGGCTTCATCTCCCCTGCCGCCTGCTACGAGGTGCGCGTCGACCTGCCGCCGAGCGACCGGCTCGAGTACGCCGCAGCGACCGACGACGAGCGCTACCGGCTGGCCGCATCCGCCCCCGCGAAGATCACGGCGGTGCGCGAGCTGATCGCGAAGCATCCCGGCGAGCGCATCCTCGTCATCGGCCAGTACCTCGACCAGCTCGAGAGTCTGTCTCAGGCGCTGAACGCGCCGCAGATCACCGGTGCGACGCCGGTCGACGAGCGCGAGGAGCTCTACCGTCAGTTCCGGGAGGGCGAGATCTCTCTCCTCGTGGTGTCGAAGGTCGCCAACTTCTCGATCGACCTGCCCGAGGCGTCGGTGGCCATCCAGGTGTCGGGCTCGTTCGGCTCGCGTCAGGAAGAGGCGCAGCGCCTGGGCCGCCTGCTGCGACCCAAGCAGTCGAACCACACGGCGAGCTTCTACACCCTCATCGCCCGCGACACGGTCGACCAGGACTACGCCCAGAACCGACAGCGCTTCCTCGCCGAGCAGGGGTACAGCTACACGATCATGGATGCCAACGAGCTCAGCGCCGCCTGA
- a CDS encoding helicase-associated domain-containing protein — translation MSTHARPLADQLASASDAQLERMLRERAVRPDVGWTDFFDAAEALLEPASIERALARLTRAEAGALRAAGPDERIALEDAALGLLDAEGRMLPPVRALVQRMPEVPDAPGASPAPASDVDAAGAAERAFATVGGLAELLLAARTAPLALVATGALSATEKRRLMDDGDLDELRDLAERAGLARQIDRELRLTPAAERWLDSSFPERWVHVASRFAETLPSGIRTSAAADWPRLHPWDPHWPERAAHLRALAWRIGLLAGAPGGAWTVPEWATALHADRPFDSAALQALLPTEVDRIFLQNDLSAIAPGPLQPSLDNRLRTMTEHDPAQASSYRFTTESVSRAFVEGGTAEGILTFLQEISLTGVPQPLEYLVRQTAVRHGLVRVRPDADGGTVVTSADAHLLEAMEIDRNLRPLGLIREDDGLVSRVGPEAVAWALTDARYPATLVDSTGRSVAAGRARIAGAHDHEDTGYAPLIERLRSHQGPDADAAWLDRELEAAVRAKAVVIVEVAMPDGSRRELTLEASGLGGGRLRGRDRAADVERTLPVRSIVSVRSPST, via the coding sequence ATGAGCACGCACGCCCGTCCGCTGGCTGACCAGCTCGCTTCCGCGAGCGATGCGCAGCTCGAGCGGATGCTGCGCGAGCGCGCGGTGCGGCCCGACGTCGGCTGGACCGATTTCTTCGACGCGGCCGAGGCGCTGCTCGAGCCGGCATCGATCGAGCGCGCGCTGGCGCGACTGACGAGGGCCGAGGCGGGCGCCCTGCGCGCCGCCGGGCCGGACGAGCGGATCGCTCTCGAAGACGCCGCGCTCGGACTCCTCGACGCGGAGGGCCGGATGCTGCCGCCGGTGCGGGCGCTCGTGCAGCGGATGCCCGAGGTCCCGGATGCGCCGGGCGCGAGCCCCGCGCCGGCATCCGACGTCGACGCCGCCGGAGCGGCCGAGCGCGCCTTCGCGACGGTCGGCGGACTGGCCGAGCTGCTACTCGCCGCTCGCACGGCACCGCTGGCGCTGGTGGCGACCGGAGCGCTGAGCGCGACCGAGAAGCGCCGGCTGATGGATGACGGCGATCTCGACGAGCTACGCGATCTGGCCGAGCGTGCCGGACTCGCCCGACAGATCGATCGCGAGCTCCGGCTGACACCGGCTGCCGAGCGATGGCTGGACTCGTCGTTCCCCGAGCGGTGGGTGCACGTGGCCTCGCGCTTCGCGGAGACGCTGCCCTCGGGCATCCGGACCTCGGCGGCGGCCGACTGGCCGCGACTGCACCCCTGGGATCCGCACTGGCCCGAGCGCGCCGCGCACCTGCGGGCTCTCGCGTGGCGCATCGGGCTGCTGGCCGGCGCGCCCGGCGGCGCGTGGACGGTACCGGAGTGGGCCACGGCGCTGCACGCCGACAGGCCGTTCGACAGCGCGGCCCTGCAGGCGCTGCTGCCCACCGAGGTCGACCGCATCTTCCTGCAGAACGACCTCAGCGCCATCGCGCCCGGTCCACTGCAGCCCTCGCTCGACAATCGCCTGCGCACGATGACAGAGCACGATCCCGCGCAGGCCTCGTCGTACCGCTTCACCACCGAGTCCGTGTCGCGCGCGTTCGTCGAGGGGGGCACCGCCGAGGGCATCCTGACATTCCTGCAGGAGATCTCGCTGACCGGGGTTCCGCAGCCGCTCGAGTATCTCGTCCGGCAGACCGCGGTCAGACACGGTCTCGTGCGGGTGCGCCCGGATGCCGACGGAGGCACCGTCGTGACGAGCGCCGACGCGCACCTTCTCGAGGCGATGGAGATCGATCGGAACCTGCGTCCGCTCGGCCTGATCCGGGAGGATGACGGGCTCGTCTCACGGGTAGGGCCCGAGGCGGTCGCCTGGGCGCTGACGGATGCCCGCTATCCAGCCACCCTCGTCGACAGCACGGGCCGCAGCGTCGCGGCCGGACGCGCCCGGATCGCCGGCGCGCACGACCACGAAGACACCGGATACGCGCCCCTGATCGAGAGGCTGCGCTCGCACCAGGGCCCCGACGCGGACGCCGCCTGGCTCGACCGCGAGCTCGAGGCCGCAGTGCGGGCGAAGGCTGTCGTGATCGTCGAGGTCGCGATGCCGGACGGCTCGCGACGCGAGCTCACCCTGGAGGCGTCCGGCCTCGGCGGCGGGCGCCTGCGCGGGCGCGACCGGGCGGCGGACGTCGAGCGCACTCTTCCCGTCCGGAGCATCGTGTCGGTGCGGTCACCGTCGACCTGA
- a CDS encoding multidrug ABC transporter ATPase has translation MSKHDDLSAPQTGRLERFLAFTALALAAVSVICFFSIIIGTAVGMDQSAFGHGIWPVVAALPLFGLPIAFLMIITLLVLSWARRGRAGSGS, from the coding sequence ATGAGCAAGCACGACGACCTCAGCGCGCCGCAGACCGGGCGACTCGAGCGATTCCTGGCCTTCACCGCGCTGGCCCTGGCCGCGGTGTCCGTGATCTGCTTCTTCTCGATCATCATCGGCACCGCCGTCGGGATGGATCAGTCGGCGTTCGGGCACGGGATCTGGCCCGTCGTCGCCGCGCTGCCGCTGTTCGGCCTGCCGATCGCCTTCCTGATGATCATCACGCTGCTCGTGCTCAGCTGGGCTCGCAGGGGACGCGCGGGCTCCGGATCCTGA